In the genome of Acidobacteriota bacterium, the window GAGCGGGCCAAGCTGTACAAGCTGGGCTTCGATGTCAGCCTCCTTCCGAACGACAGTCCTCGGAAAGCCGAGGAAGCTCGGCTAACCGCCGAGACCCGTGACAAGCGTCCACCGACGCAACGTGGCTCGGTTGCGGCGGAGTACCACACCTACACTACGCTTACGCAGGATCTTCAGCAGATCGCGACCGATCATCCCGACATCGTCCGACTGTCCAGCATCGGCCAGACCAATCAGGGCCGTGAGCTATGGATGGTCAAGATCTCCGACAATCCCGACGTTCAGGAGGACGAGCCGGAGTTTGCGTACATCTCGTCCATGCACGGAGACGAGGTGGTCGGAAAGGAGGTTCTCTACAACCTCATTGATTACCTGACGGACAATTACGGATCGCTGAGTCGCGTCACCAACATCGTCGACGACACGGAACTCTGGATCATGCCGTCGATGAACCCTGACGGAACCGAGATCGGTCAACGCGGCAACGCCAACGGAAAGGACCTGAATCGAGACTTCCCGGATCAGTTCATCGACGCCGTGAATACGACCGTTGGGCGCCAGGCCGAGACGGCAGCGATCATGAACTGGCGAGCGGGCGTCGCGACCAACATGTCGATCAATTTTCACGGGGGTGCGTTGGTCACCAACTACCCGCTCGACAGCAACCCGCAGGGCACGTCGTCGTTCAGCCCGGCTCCGCCACCCGATCACGCCATGTTCCAATCGTTTGCGCGGACCTACGCCGACAACAACCCGCCGATGTCGGTCAGCAACGGACATCCCGCGTGGGATGACGGCATCACCAATGGGGCCGACTGGTACGCGATCAACGGCGGCATGCAGGATTGGCAGTACGTCTGGCACGGCGGTTTCGAGGTTCTCGTCGAGATCAGCTCGACGAAGTGGCCTGGCGCATCTTCACTTCCCGGTTTCTGGGACGACAACCTCGAGTCACTTCTCTCCTGTCTGGAGCGAGTGCACGAAGGCGTCCGCGGCCTGATCACCGATGCAGAAACGGGGCTTCCGCTTTCTGCAAGCATCCAGTTCGATAGCAACCCGTTCGTGGCGTACACCGACCGCGAGATGGGTGATTACCATCGGGCTCTGATGCCGGACACCTACACGCTGACGATCCGGGCGGATGGTCGCGAGACCCTGGTCATCCCCAACGTCGTCGTCAACGCGGGACCGGCGACGGTCGTCAACGCCGCACTGGGCCCGGCACCGGTGGATCTGCAACCGATGAACTCCGCGGTCCTCGATGGTGCCAATGGATTCGTCGACGTCGGCGAAACAACCGATCTCAGCCTGACACTCCTGAATCTCGGCCGTTCGGCTACCGGCGTCAGTGGGCAGCTCATTCCGACGGGATACGACGCCGAGGTCAGTCGTTCACTGGCGAGCTATCCCAACATCGATGTCGCAGGCACGGGTGGTAGTCTGGCGCCTCATTTCGAGATCCAGGCCAATCCCCAGATTGCCGAAGGCAGGAAGTTGGGTTTTGCCGTTCAGTGGCTGACCGATCAGGGCGTTGGCATGTCGGACCCGTTCTTTCTCGAAATCGGATCCGGCACGGTCGACTCCGTACCGTCCACCGACGTTCCCAAGAACATCGGTATCTTCTATGCCGAGACAGCCGTCAGCGACCTGGTCATTCCGATCGAGTCGAGCGTGACCAATGTGACCGACGTCAAGGTGACCATCGATCTCACCCACTCTTTCATCGGCGACATTGAAGTAGCGGTCCAGAGCCCGAATGGAACGCTTGTCCAACTGCACAACCACGGCGGCGGTTCTGCGTCGGACATCGTAGGGACCTACGGGGTGGATCTCACGCCGACCCAATCGCTCGACGCGTTTAACGGCGAGAACTCGCTGGGAACCTGGACTCTCTCGATCCTCGACACGGCGATCGGCGACGGAGGCGACCTCAATGGCTGGAGCCTGCAGATCACCGGTCGCCCCGCCGAGACAACCACTCCCGAGATGAAGTTCAAGGAGATCTCCCGTAACTCCGTGAATACCACGCTGGAGTGGTGGCCCTACCCCGGTATCACCGGGTACCGCGTCTACCGATCCTCCGATCCGGCAAACGTTGCCGCATTCGTTGACGTGACCGGCACCGACCCCAACGACACCGACACGCTGTTTGACGACAGTGGTACAGACCCACTTGTGTTCTACCTCGTGACAGGCATGGGTCCTGGCGGCGAGGGACCGAAGGGCCACTTCGGCGAGTGAGACCATGAACGATGTCGTACCCGCGATCTCTGTGCGGGGACTTGTCAAGCGTTTCAAGGGACTCACCGCGGTCGATGGTCTCGACCTGGACGTATCAAGCGGCCGCTGTCTGGCGCTACTGGGTCCGAACGGTGCCGGCAAGTCGACGACGGTCAACGTCCTTGTCGGCTTGCTCCGCCCGGACGCGGGCGAGGTTCGAATCCTCGGACGCGACCTTCGCGGTCGCGAGCGACGCCAGACTCTTGAGGAGATCGGCGTCCAACTTCAAGAGACGCTCTTGTTTGACAAGCTGACCTGCCGCGAGATCGTCGTGCTGTTCGGGAGTTTCTATCGAGAGCCGCGGAACCCGGACGAGGTTCTCGAGCTTGTCGGTCTGCAAGAGAAACGAGACACGCGACGGGGAAAATTGTCGGGTGGGCAGCAACAACGGTTAGCTCTCGGCTGTGCACTCGTCAACCGTCCGCGCCTCCTCTTTCTCGATGAGCCGACAACCGGTCTCGATCCTCAGGCCCGCCGCCGAGTCTGGGAGATCGTTCACCGATTCAAGAAAAATGGCGGCACCGTCTTGCTGACGACCCATTACATGGAGGAGGCGGAGCTACTCGCAGATGACGTGATCGTGATCGACGATGGCCGCTGTATTGCCCGCGGCTCCCCTGCTGAACTGATTCGCACCCTCGACAGTCAGAATCGCATCGAGCTGACCTTCGACAACGCCGATGTGGACGTGCCCGAGGACGCGCTACGAACCATCGCGGGCGTCAGTCAACTCCGTCGCGATGGCAATCGGATCGAACTTCACGTTCGCTCGATCCACCTCACGGTGCCCGCGGTCCTCGAAACGCTGCGACAGAACGCGCGAACTCTTGACGACCTTCATACACGACGCGCGACGCTCGAGGATGTCTTCGTCGAGTTGACGGGAAAGCACCTGCGGGATGGGTAGAGTCTCCCAGTTCGGTCAGTTGACCCGAACCCGCATCGTGCTGCTCTTGAGAGAGCCGGAGGCGGTGTTCTGGATCCTCGTCTTCCCGCTCCTGTTGACGATGGTTCTCGGTTGGGCATTTCGTGATCGCTCACCGGAGCACCTGCCGGTGGCCGTCCTGTCGAGCGCGGAAGACGCCGCGAGGGGCGAGGACTCTTCGGCGGAGCAATTGGCCGAGAAGCTTGCCGCCGACCCATTGCTCGACGTCACTATCTCGACAGACTCGGAGATGACCCGAGAGCAACTTCGGTTCGGAAAGATCGCCGCGTACGTCGAACCTGGCGATCCGCCTACGTTATCGCTGGATCCACAGCGTCCGGACGCGGAGATCGCACGTCTACGTCTGGAGCGAGCGCTCCTGAACTCGGCTCGGACATCGCCGGACTCGGTCGTCACGTTTAACGAGATTCGCGAGACGGGATCTCGCTACATCGACTGGCTGTTTCCCGGGATTCTCGGCATGAATCTTATGGGTACCGGGATCTGGGGTATCGGCTTCGCCATCGCGGACATGCGGCAAAAGAAGTTGATCCGGCGCTTGCTGGTGACCCCCATGCGTAAGGGCGCGTTCTTGCTGTCGTTCCTGTCGGGGAGACTCGTCTTCCTGGTGATCGAGTTGGCGCTCATCGGCGGGTTTGGATTCCTGATCCTGAGGGTCCCACTCCGCGGCTCACTGATCGTATTCCTCGTCATCTGCATTGTGGGGATGGTGACCTTCGCGTCGCTTGGACTCCTGACCGTCACCCGCGCCCGAACGATCGAAGGTGCCTCCGGTCTGATGAATCTTGTCGTGATGCCGATGTGGTTGTTGTCCGGGGTATTCTTCTCGTACGAGCGATTCCCGGAAGTCCTACATCCGATCCTGAGAGCCCTACCGTTAACCGCGCTCAACGACGCGCTGAGGGCCAATGCGTTGGAGGGTGCCAACCTTCTGGGAGTCCTGCCTCAACTCGGGGTGATGGCGGGTTGGTCGCTGGTCACCTTCGCACTGTCGCTGGCGTTCTTTCGCTGGGAGTAGCGACAGAAGTTGTTCAGTCTTCGACCTCGTCGTGAGACGGGCCGAGCATCTCCACGAGGGCCTTGACTGGGACATTGGATCGATCGGCGATCTCCGAGAGTTTCGGTCGACGCCCAAGTTCTTCTTCCAACTCCCGCGAGACACGCTGTACCTTGCGCATCTTCTCGAGGAGATGCACCGGAATGCGGATCGTTCTTGATTTGTCGGAAATTGCCCGGGTGATCGCCTGCTTGATCCACCAGAACGCGTAGGTCGAAAACTTGTAGCCGCGCTCGTGCTCGAACTTCTCGACGGCCTTCATGAGACCCATGTTCCCCTCTTGTACGAGGTCCATATAGGGCAGGCCCTGCTTGCTGAACTTTTTCGCAACGTGGGCCACCAGGCGAAGATTGGCCTGGATCATCGCGTCACGGTGGGTGTCCATCTCTCGCTTCGCTCTGATGAACGGCTTGTAGGCCCGATGTTCGCGCAGCGCCTTACTAGCGCGGCCCACTGCGCGTAGACGGTCGCAGGTCCCTTCGATCTGTCGCATCGTCCAGAGCCCCTGCGCATCGCGGGAGACCTCGTACTCTGCAAGGATCGGGTTCGCGATCGCCGTCGGCAACTGTAGGACGGCCTTTGCATAGGCCTCTCGTGCCGCTTGCAACGCGCTGGCCAACCTGTATTCGTCGTCACGGGTGAGCAACGCGGTGGAGCCGACTTCGCGCAGGTAAAGAGCCGTCAGGTCGACATCGGAAGGGATCTTCTCTGCCGACAGCTCGATGGGATCGTCCAGTTGTTGATTTTTCATACCCGTACTCCTTGCAAGATCAGGGCCGATTTCCTGCTAATGGAAAACCCGGAAACGGGCCGGAAAATTCCCGAAATGGGGGACTTTTTTCGGCCGGGGCTCGGCGGGATGGCAGCCGACCCGCGCCAATGTGGCGTTTAGGAGACACGGGCGTCCGCGATCAGGGACGGCGTCCACCACGCACGACCTTGTACCGGCCACCCGATTTCAGCCGCTCCCCCGGATCCAGGCGATTGATCAGGGCGAGTGTACCGGGATCGACGGTCGCGTCATATCGGTCGGCGAAGGACTCCACCGTCATCGCTCGATCGACCGTCACGATTGCCAGCCGTTGCGGTTGAGCGTTCAATGCCGCGGGATCGCTGAGCGGGCCGAAGCTCGCGAGGGAACGTCTCAGCGTCGACTGGGCGTTGGCCCATCTTTCGCCGGTGGTATACGCCAGGAGCCTGAACACGCGATCTCGATACTCGACAAACCCTACGCGGCCACGAATCTCCCGGGTCTCGTCCTTGACCACGAAGCTGTCCCCGCTGGTCGGCAGTCCACTGATCGAACCCATCCGCTGCCCCTGCGCCTGGATGCCTTCCGGGCCAAGAAACGTTGCCAGCGCCTCGCTAGCGTTCGGCGCGTCGACGATCGTCAGCTCGATCACTGCATTCTTCTCGGAATTGATGCCGATGACGGCCTGTCGCTGATTCTGGGTCACCCAGCCGGATGGAAACTCAAAGCGAAAACGCATCCCCGGATGAAGAAACTTCGCACCCTCGAAGAACCCCTCTCTCGGATCCACACCGAAGACGAGGCCCTCGATCCGATCCAGGAACGGCCCGCGCCCCACGCGACCGTCCGCCGCACCCGCCCCGAGCCCGGCGATCCTGGCCTCGGAGCGTTCTCGACGGCTGGTCGGTGCGGGATGGGTCGAGATCCAACCCGGCAGACGGTCGGTCTGCGACGCCTTGCCGATTCGGTCGAGCATGTCAAACATGTTCGTCATCGGATCGGCGTCATACCCATCCGTCACCATGTATCGAAGCCCCAGATCGTCGGCCTGGCGTTCGTCGTCGCGACCGAACTTCAGGAACATGAGCGACATGCCTTGCGACGCAAGGCCGCCGAACTTCTCAAATTTCTCAGGCGCCAGAACGGCACCTGCCATGAGTCCTCCCTGGGCCAGCTGCGCCTTGCTCATCTGCGACGCTCCGTGTCGAGCCGTGACGTGTCCGATCTCGTGGCCGATCACGGCCGCCAATTCGGCTTCGTTTTCCATGTGAGCCAGAATTCCACGGGTGACGTAGATATAGCCTCCGGGGAGTGCGAACGCGTTGACGACCGGATCATCGATCACACGGAACGTCCAATCGAGAGCCGGACGCTCGGAGCCCGCGGCCATCCGTCGGCCGATCGTCGAGACGTATTGTTGTAACGACGTGTCATCGTAGACCCCCATCTGGGACTGGATCTGTCGGTCACTGTCAAGACCGAGCGAGCGCTCCTGGGAGTCGCTCACCAAC includes:
- a CDS encoding M14 family zinc carboxypeptidase, encoding MRLPSNVTGAAGAFLVLFLVVAAYVPSASGAEPDAIEHPVPARIEVGPDFAEVDRLARLGINIDAVFDGWARVYVVAKERAKLYKLGFDVSLLPNDSPRKAEEARLTAETRDKRPPTQRGSVAAEYHTYTTLTQDLQQIATDHPDIVRLSSIGQTNQGRELWMVKISDNPDVQEDEPEFAYISSMHGDEVVGKEVLYNLIDYLTDNYGSLSRVTNIVDDTELWIMPSMNPDGTEIGQRGNANGKDLNRDFPDQFIDAVNTTVGRQAETAAIMNWRAGVATNMSINFHGGALVTNYPLDSNPQGTSSFSPAPPPDHAMFQSFARTYADNNPPMSVSNGHPAWDDGITNGADWYAINGGMQDWQYVWHGGFEVLVEISSTKWPGASSLPGFWDDNLESLLSCLERVHEGVRGLITDAETGLPLSASIQFDSNPFVAYTDREMGDYHRALMPDTYTLTIRADGRETLVIPNVVVNAGPATVVNAALGPAPVDLQPMNSAVLDGANGFVDVGETTDLSLTLLNLGRSATGVSGQLIPTGYDAEVSRSLASYPNIDVAGTGGSLAPHFEIQANPQIAEGRKLGFAVQWLTDQGVGMSDPFFLEIGSGTVDSVPSTDVPKNIGIFYAETAVSDLVIPIESSVTNVTDVKVTIDLTHSFIGDIEVAVQSPNGTLVQLHNHGGGSASDIVGTYGVDLTPTQSLDAFNGENSLGTWTLSILDTAIGDGGDLNGWSLQITGRPAETTTPEMKFKEISRNSVNTTLEWWPYPGITGYRVYRSSDPANVAAFVDVTGTDPNDTDTLFDDSGTDPLVFYLVTGMGPGGEGPKGHFGE
- a CDS encoding ABC transporter ATP-binding protein; translation: MNDVVPAISVRGLVKRFKGLTAVDGLDLDVSSGRCLALLGPNGAGKSTTVNVLVGLLRPDAGEVRILGRDLRGRERRQTLEEIGVQLQETLLFDKLTCREIVVLFGSFYREPRNPDEVLELVGLQEKRDTRRGKLSGGQQQRLALGCALVNRPRLLFLDEPTTGLDPQARRRVWEIVHRFKKNGGTVLLTTHYMEEAELLADDVIVIDDGRCIARGSPAELIRTLDSQNRIELTFDNADVDVPEDALRTIAGVSQLRRDGNRIELHVRSIHLTVPAVLETLRQNARTLDDLHTRRATLEDVFVELTGKHLRDG
- a CDS encoding ABC transporter permease produces the protein MGRVSQFGQLTRTRIVLLLREPEAVFWILVFPLLLTMVLGWAFRDRSPEHLPVAVLSSAEDAARGEDSSAEQLAEKLAADPLLDVTISTDSEMTREQLRFGKIAAYVEPGDPPTLSLDPQRPDAEIARLRLERALLNSARTSPDSVVTFNEIRETGSRYIDWLFPGILGMNLMGTGIWGIGFAIADMRQKKLIRRLLVTPMRKGAFLLSFLSGRLVFLVIELALIGGFGFLILRVPLRGSLIVFLVICIVGMVTFASLGLLTVTRARTIEGASGLMNLVVMPMWLLSGVFFSYERFPEVLHPILRALPLTALNDALRANALEGANLLGVLPQLGVMAGWSLVTFALSLAFFRWE
- a CDS encoding sigma-70 family RNA polymerase sigma factor; this translates as MKNQQLDDPIELSAEKIPSDVDLTALYLREVGSTALLTRDDEYRLASALQAAREAYAKAVLQLPTAIANPILAEYEVSRDAQGLWTMRQIEGTCDRLRAVGRASKALREHRAYKPFIRAKREMDTHRDAMIQANLRLVAHVAKKFSKQGLPYMDLVQEGNMGLMKAVEKFEHERGYKFSTYAFWWIKQAITRAISDKSRTIRIPVHLLEKMRKVQRVSRELEEELGRRPKLSEIADRSNVPVKALVEMLGPSHDEVED
- a CDS encoding M48 family metalloprotease produces the protein MRHLSLPAIESLLIAGLLLTTGCAVNPATGKRQLMLVSDSQERSLGLDSDRQIQSQMGVYDDTSLQQYVSTIGRRMAAGSERPALDWTFRVIDDPVVNAFALPGGYIYVTRGILAHMENEAELAAVIGHEIGHVTARHGASQMSKAQLAQGGLMAGAVLAPEKFEKFGGLASQGMSLMFLKFGRDDERQADDLGLRYMVTDGYDADPMTNMFDMLDRIGKASQTDRLPGWISTHPAPTSRRERSEARIAGLGAGAADGRVGRGPFLDRIEGLVFGVDPREGFFEGAKFLHPGMRFRFEFPSGWVTQNQRQAVIGINSEKNAVIELTIVDAPNASEALATFLGPEGIQAQGQRMGSISGLPTSGDSFVVKDETREIRGRVGFVEYRDRVFRLLAYTTGERWANAQSTLRRSLASFGPLSDPAALNAQPQRLAIVTVDRAMTVESFADRYDATVDPGTLALINRLDPGERLKSGGRYKVVRGGRRP